aaaaaaaaacatgatctTACAAATATAGTCAGTAAGATTATCTGAGGAATTGATGACGGAAAAGATGAATCAATACCCAATGGTTCCCATAACTCTAGTCGATACATGTGTTTCAAGTAAAGAGTAAAACTTTGCCAGTCCGAAATCAGCAACCTAAGAGACACAAAATTGTCATTTGTATCAGAAAAGAGATGAACTAAAGAAGTGCAgtttagtccagtggtagccgggttaaaccttgaagcttgcagaaatgcaggagttgagaggtctcgggttcgactaccagctgagGCGATGATCACTTAGCCACTGCAggctgcagcccccgaagggggtggcttacatggtccatgtggtggtgcgggaacaCATGGGCCtggggggactcaaccccctcgtcataaaaaaaaaaagtgcagttaaggtgtgtttactcacctttgCTTCAAAACTGTCATCCAGAAGTATATTAGCTGCTTTAATATCACGATGAATGATTCGCGGTTGACCTACATCGGAAAGTGTCATGCATGTCAAAAAAAACATTCACTAATTGAATTAATAAGAGTTTATCTAATAGAATTACTACCCCAGTCCCCATAACTACAAATCTTGGTTCTGCCACTGGCAGCGTATACCCTTTACTCCTCTACAGGTGAAAGTATCGGAAACAGTGGAGACATATTATTCAAAAGTTGTCATAAAAGTAATAAGAGGTGAGATAGAGTACATACAGTCCTCATGCAGATACGCCAATCCTTTTGCAGCTCCGATAGCTGCTTTAATCCTAGTTTGCCAATCCAATGGAGGATTCCCCTCGCCTGAAATATGTCGGTTCTATTAGATGCAAACACAAAAATTCTTTACAGAAGTGATCAAAAAGGGACTTGGGTctgggcaaaaaaaaaaaaaaagaaaaaaattggcgATAGAATTTTGCGCAGGAACAGCTGGACAGGCGACAACCCATGAACAGGTTTCGACAACTCAAACAAGGAATTTTAAAAAATGTTGTAAGAGCAACAATGGTCTAACCATGAAGATGAAATAGTAAAGTCTTGTTTCGCACAAGCTCATAAACAAGTAATCTCTGAGAGCCAGTACTGCAATATCCAACCAATGAAACCAGATGTCTATGATGAATTCGGCTAACAGTTTGAACTTCTGCCTGAAATTCGCGTTCTCCTTGCCTACTATCACATTTCAGAGACTTGACTGCTATTTCTTTTCCATTAGGTAGGATCCCTTTATGGACAAACCCAAAACCACCTTCTCCAACGATGTTGCCTTTCGAGAATCCATTTGTCGCAATTACCAGCTCCTCATAACTAAACACAGTCTGCGCAGAACTTAATGAAGAAGCTGATGAGTTAGAGCTCGTTGAATTTCTGGCACTTTTGTTTATGTAAGGTGGCAGAGCTGTTGGAGGCCGTCGTGGTGGCTGTCGTGGTGACTGCCTTGGTGCTGTGATAGCTGCTGCAGCAGCAGCAGGTGGTGTTGGTGGAGAATTGTTCGGCACCATGCGATTTTCAGCCATTCTTGGTGGATTATTCTGCTGCTGCATCTGTTGAACTGGCCTGCCATTTTGGTTACCTGACAACCAAATCGCGACAAACAATAACAAAGCTAATAAGCGACAAACAGGAATTTCCGACTCTGATGCAATTCATTACATTGAAAAATCTATTCACAAAAATTGTGCAAAATTTAAACTACTGAAAGAACAAACCTTTTACAACAGGAGGATTTTCAACCTGGAATCTCCGACCACCCACCTCGTTCCTTCTATTTCTTCGCCGATAGCAGCAACAGCAACAACATATAATCAAAATTATCAACACCACAGCAACTCCTGCAGCAATAGCAACCAGAACCGGAGTAGATACATTAAGGCGTAGGTCTCCGATTTGAATCAACATAATTGACAACTATAATCAAAATATCCCAAGAGATTGTCCTTATACAACAATGAATTCCAATAAAAGAAAATATGAATTAGTAAGGTTGACAAAGTAGTAGGAAGTCATTTTCGAGTATGTTGTCATTTCGAAGATATGATTATGTCAATAAGTTTGAATAATCATTTTAATTCCAACTATCCAAATACTACAATATATATGCCAAGTAAACAAGCAAAAAGTATTCTCAGACCATGTCAATGAGAAAATAATACAGTGGAAAATAGTTTATGGTTTCTTCAGCTTATACCATGATACTACCTCCGTTAGGTTGAATTCCATACGTTTGTTCAATATATATGAGgtatattttaatcaaacgtatgGAATTTAACCAAACAGTAATCTTCTGTGCAGCTATAATTCCTCTACCATTTGTCAATGCATTCTGATCTTCCTTGTAATCCTTTCTGACGGAGTTAAAGACTCGTCATTATTTTGATTACGACATTAAGTTCAGTATACAACAACGCAACCAATCTAATTAGGTCATTTTTGCTCCATTTGATTAAAAGACGAAATAAATAACGAGTCTTTAACTCCATTAGAAAGGATTACAAGGACATATGTAAGTACAAATCACAAAGTCATCCAAAGActaattcaaacaacaaatcCACAATTCAAAGAAGCATATGATTAATCTCCAATGGTATCAACTTGGCAAAGTCAACCATTATCAATTACAGCCTGTTACCTCCAAAAATACATGAACCATGATCTAGAATTCAATACTAAGAGTCAAAATTAAACCCCGGTCTTAG
This sequence is a window from Silene latifolia isolate original U9 population chromosome 8, ASM4854445v1, whole genome shotgun sequence. Protein-coding genes within it:
- the LOC141595860 gene encoding proline-rich receptor-like protein kinase PERK15, producing the protein MLIQIGDLRLNVSTPVLVAIAAGVAVVLIILIICCCCCCYRRRNRRNEVGGRRFQVENPPVVKGNQNGRPVQQMQQQNNPPRMAENRMVPNNSPPTPPAAAAAAITAPRQSPRQPPRRPPTALPPYINKSARNSTSSNSSASSLSSAQTVFSYEELVIATNGFSKGNIVGEGGFGFVHKGILPNGKEIAVKSLKCDSRQGEREFQAEVQTVSRIHHRHLVSLVGYCSTGSQRLLVYELVRNKTLLFHLHGEGNPPLDWQTRIKAAIGAAKGLAYLHEDCQPRIIHRDIKAANILLDDSFEAKVADFGLAKFYSLLETHVSTRVMGTIGYMAPEYASSGKLTVKSDVYSFGVLLLELITGHKPLYKTAEATCLVDWARPLLTAAIESENYNYLVDPQIQYCFNHTEMTRMVHVAATCVRKSARRRPKMSMVVRALEGNISLDELRVGIMRDLSSANVDDTSSEYSGSYSIGTSIDYGSTTEKSGKKYKRRTSRVKSTGDSAREQDITEEHDGTTSEFGLYASSSSDEETTQELNSAEIKRVIRHSQRPPV